Proteins found in one Arachis stenosperma cultivar V10309 chromosome 8, arast.V10309.gnm1.PFL2, whole genome shotgun sequence genomic segment:
- the LOC130944432 gene encoding uncharacterized protein LOC130944432, with the protein MEELARLYIKEIVRLHGVPSSIVSDRDPQFNSRFWGAFQKAFGMKLCLSTAYHPQTDGQSERTIQTLEDMLRACVLDQRGSRDRYMPLMEFAYNNSFHASIGMAPYEALYGRKCQYLLCWYESGEASVLGPDLIAETTENIKKNMYFCGYIRLFEILERFGLVAYQVALTPHLSNLHDVFHVSQLYKYTSDEAHVLELESVELRENLTFRVTPLKINDTSVKKLRGKEVSLVKVTWERAGVEEHTWELKSEMRKDYSELFSGNSKFEGKISYLVRKI; encoded by the exons ATGGAGGAGTTAGCAAGGTTGTATATAAAGGAAATAGTAAGGTTACATGGTGTGCCGTCGAGTATAGTGTCAGACCGTGATccccaattcaattcaaggtttTGGGGAGCTTTCCAGAAGGCTTTCGGTATGAAGCTATGTCTCAGTACcgcatatcatccacaaactgaTGGACAGTCGGAAAGGACTATTCAGACATTGGAAGATATGCTAAGAGCATGTGTATTGGATCAACGCGGAAGTAGGGACCGTTACATGCCATTGATGGAGTTTGCGTATAACAATAGCTTTCATGCGAGCATAGggatggctccgtatgaggccttgtatggacGGAAGTGCCAATATCTACTCTGTTGGTATGAATCTGGTGAAGCAAGTGTTTTGGGTCCTGATTTGATAGCAGAGACTACTGAGAACATTAAGAAGAACATGTATTTCTGCGG GTATATAAGACTGTTTGAGATTCTAGAGCGATTCGGGCTAGTGGCGTATCAAGTTGCTTTGACACCTCATCTGTCTAACTTGCATGACGTATTCCATGTGTCACAACTCTATAAGTACACGTCGGATGAGGCTCATGTGTTAGAGCTTGAGTCAGTCGAGTTGAGGGAGAACTTGACTTTCCGAGTAACGCCATTGAAAATTAATGATACTAGTGTGAAGAAGCTACGAGGAAAGGAAGTTTCATTGGTTAAAGTTACTTGGGAGCGAGCAGGAGTTGAAGAGCACACTTGGGAATTGAAGTCTGAGATGCGAAAGGATTACTCTGAGCTTTTCTCGGGTAATTCAAaatttgagggcaaaatttctTATTTGGTGAGGAAAATATAA